A section of the Pleuronectes platessa chromosome 7, fPlePla1.1, whole genome shotgun sequence genome encodes:
- the skor1b gene encoding SKI family transcriptional corepressor 1 homolog-B has product MDSIPSGRDSSSPPSSKQELSYPSTNLKPNQVGQTVLYGIPIVSLVIDGQERLCLAQISNTLLKNYSYNEIHNRRVALGITCVQCTPVQLEILRRAGAMPISSRRCGMITKREAERLCKSFLGAHAPPKLPENFAFDVSHECAWGSRGSFIPARYNSSRAKCIKCTYCNMYFSPNKFIFHSHRTPESKYTQPDAANFNSWRRHLKLTDKSGQTDVLHAWEDVKAMFNGGSRKRTLPGSGSDSRSHMKSQGPNRPRESPEIPAKIINIEDNRGGMTSARSYPVIPVPNKGFGMLQKIPPPLFPHPYGFPAFGLCQKKDDSIMGEQSKSGLPGVLWPATKDSAYHSFPMFWPAAGALPMPPYHQTQHKPVPELLCPPRQTDMDMSEHSDRSTNTSKDSMVENDRCSSTQSARNEDDKSGDEARPLEGMALVPRKISYVSAFRPVIKDADCIAKLYGNRALYNNCRTGYLSPDFLSESSSYRSASPCVDSEGEPDVDVETNKTPDEEEEEDEGDSRPPSSVCARTPPGLARSVSPKESGCKGLPESRVFDSQKTSVHVAQSSDRDVHSKQLSESHITASFTEVFPAERAGLQQRSSPYQFRAASYQSGVLPANDDGASKEEPSSTVEEIETKSFHEQSGEENQREPEDGEDAPVRAVATQRDLESLAKDELQKQLLEQVELRKRLEREFQNLKDNFQDQMKRELSYREEMVQQLHIVREAHDALHHFSCKMLTPRHCSGSCSFKSPLLPP; this is encoded by the exons ATGGACTCCATACCGTCGGGGCGAGACTCCAGCTCCCCACCCAGCTCCAAGCAAGAACTGTCCTACCCGAGCACCAACCTGAAGCCCAACCAGGTCGGACAGACGGTGCTGTACGGAATACCCATCGTGTCTTTAGTGATAGACGGCCAGGAGAGACTTTGCCTCGCACAGATATCCAACACCCTCCTAAAGAATTACAGCTACAACGAGATCCACAACCGGCGTGTGGCGCTGGGCATCACCTGCGTCCAGTGCACCCCTGTCCAGCTGGAGATCCTCCGCCGAGCCGGGGCCATGCCTATCTCCTCCAGGCGCTGCGGGATGATCACTAAACGCGAGGCGGAGAGACTTTGTAAGTCGTTTCTTGGGGCTCACGCGCCTCCTAAACTTCCAGAAAATTTTGCTTTCGACGTGTCCCACGAGTGCGCCTGGGGGAGTCGAGGCAGCTTCATCCCGGCAAGATACAATAGCTCCAGAGCCAAGTGCATCAAGTGCACATATTGCAACATGTATTTCTCCCCAAATAAATTCATTTTTCACTCGCACCGCACGCCGGAGTCCAAGTACACGCAGCCAGATGCAGCCAATTTTAACTCGTGGAGGCGACATCTGAAATTAACTGATAAAAGCGGCCAGACAGATGTACTCCACGCATGGGAAGATGTGAAGGCCATGTTCAACGGGGGCAGTCGGAAGAGGACGCTCCCGGGCAGTGGGTCCGATTCAAGATCCCACATGAAATCACAAGGACCAAACCGTCCCCGGGAGTCACCCGAGATCCCTGCAAAAATCATCAACATCGAGGACAACCGCGGCGGCATGACGAGTGCACGCAGCTACCCGGTCATCCCGGTGCCAAATAAAGGGTTTGGGATGCTGCAAAAAATCCCACCACCTCTCTTCCCTCATCCATACGGGTTCCCAGCCTTCGGCCTGTGTCAGAAGAAAGACGACAGCATCATGGGAGAGCAGAGCAAGTCGGGCCTGCCGGGGGTCCTGTGGCCTGCTACCAAGGACAGCGCCTATCACTCCTTCCCCATGTTCTGGCCCGCGGCGGGCGCGTTGCCGATGCCCCCGTACCACCAGACCCAGCACAAGCCCGTGCCAGAGCTGCTGTGCCCGCCCAGGCAGACTGACATGGACATGTCCGAGCACAGTGACCGGAGCACCAACACGTCCAAAGACAGCATGGTGGAGAACGACCGGTGCTCCAGCACGCAGTCCGCGCGTAACGAAGACGACAAGTCCGGGGACGAGGCGAGGCCGCTGGAGGGGATGGCGCTTGTGCCCCGGAAAATCAGCTACGTGTCCGCGTTCAGGCCCGTCATTAAAGACGCTGACTGCATCGCTAAGCTCTACGGCAACAGGGCCCTTTACAACAACTGTCGCACCGGCTATCTGTCGCCCGATTTTTTAAGCGAGAGCTCCAGCTACCGCTCCGCGTCCCCCTGCGTGGACAGCGAGGGCGAGCCGGACGTGGACGTTGAGACGAACAAAACAcctgacgaggaggaggaggaggacgagggggacTCCCGGCCTCCGTCCTCGGTGTGCGCTCGGACTCCCCCCGGCTTGGCACGCAGTGTCTCACCTAAGGAGTCGGGGTGTAAGGGCCTGCCGGAGAGCAGGGTGTTTGACTCCCAGAAAACGAGCGTCCACGTGGCCCAGTCCTCTGACAGAGACGTGCACAGCAAGCAGCTATCAGAGAGCCACATAACTGCGTCTTTTACTGAA GTTTTCCCAGCGGAGAGAGCTGGGCTGCAACAAAGGAGCAGTCCGTATCAGTTCAGAGCTGCCAGTTACCAGAGTGGAGTTCTTCCAGCTAATG ATGATGGTGCGAGTAAAGAGGAGCCGTCCTCCACAGTGGAGGAGATCGAAACGAAATCTTTTCATGAACAAAGCGGCGAGGAGAACCAGCGGGAGCCCGAAGACG GCGAGGACGCGCCAGTCAGAGCTGTGGCAACACAAAGAGATCTAGAAAGTCTGGCTAAAG ATGAACTCCAGAAGCAGCTGTTAGAGCAGGTTGAGCTGAGGAAAAGACTGGAACGAGAATTTCAGAACTTGAAAG ATAACTTCCAGGATCAGATGAAGAGGGAGCTCTCCTACAGGGAGGAGATGGTTCAGCAGCTTCACATCGTCAGAG AAGCTCACGACGCTTTGCACCATTTCTCGTGTAAGATGTTGACTCCTCGCCACTGCAGCGGCTCCTGCTCCTTCAAGTCTCCTCTGCTGCCGCCCTGA